From the genome of Uranotaenia lowii strain MFRU-FL chromosome 1, ASM2978415v1, whole genome shotgun sequence, one region includes:
- the LOC129739458 gene encoding lysosomal acid glucosylceramidase: MLWRQTSQPVVVIQFSRADEDDGREISVEKCTTKHCVTTFDYSNCCVPDLDQGDIGTGLFSILWEVYCIENRQMRNKYHGDGHFRVLVIPILLCIFGGQRLTCVSADDTSTRGDWTTSLPCALRNYPSGSVCVCNVTYCDTLEFAEPVTQGEFVLVSSGRNGDRFRMARGKLVNSTAIKEVRFLPVVMRAGQQRQRRAASRGVRIVVDHDRKFQTVLGFGGAFTGAVSYNLDLMKPELRKSLYTSYYSKTAGIGYNFMRIPIGGCDFDLKPWAYNEEPVNDVKLSNFTRLDDRDLAKVAQIKELIQVTENSDIKFMGAAWSPPRWMKSNNDWSGINRLRPEFYQAWADYHIKYLELMKAAGMDYWAISTGNEPMNAVIGFLFIRFMSLGWIASNQGKWVGENLGPTLSNSAFKDVKLFAGDDQRYTFPWWFNEMDKGHPNATKYLDGLAVHWYWDGITPASLLDKTVEQYPGKLLFNTEASLGDKPFDTHGPILGSWDRAESYIKYILQDLQHSVNGWIDWNLLLNEIGGPNYANNYVETAVVVNSTTGEEFYKQPIFYGLGHFSRFIAEGSTRIETTSSDSSITVVGFERPDGRTTLVFYNKKSSPCDVTIQDATRGTTQLQIAPKSVHSILYA, encoded by the exons ATGTTATGGAGACAAACGAGTCAGCCAGTAGTGGTCATTCAGTTTTCAAGAGCCGACGAAGACGACGGCAGAGAAATAAGTGTCGAAAAATGCACCACAAAACATTGCGTTACTACTTTTGATTACAGCAATTGCTGCGTGCCGGATTTGGATCAAGGCGATATTGGAACTGGTCTGTTTTCTATTCTCTGGGAGGTGTATTGCATCGAAAACCGACAGATGAGGAACAAGTATCACGGAGATGGACACTTCCGGGTGTTGGTTATCCCAATACTGCTGTGTATCTTTGGGGGACAACGGCTAACATGCGTTTCAG CCGATGACACGTCTACCCGTGGCGATTGGACCACTTCGCTGCCCTGTGCATTGCGCAACTACCCGTCCGGATCCGTCTGCGTCTGCAATGTGACCTACTGTGACACGCTTGAATTCGCGGAACCGGTAACCCAGGGCGAATTTGTGCTGGTTTCGAGCGGCCGCAACGGGGATCGCTTCCGAATGGCTCGGGGCAAATTGGTCAACAGCACAGCAATTAAAGAAGTTCGATTTTTGCCCGTGGTAATGCGAGCTGGGCAGCAAAGGCAAAGGCGAGCTGCCTCCCGGGGTGTGCGGATCGTAGTCGATCACGATCGGAAGTTCCAGACGGTGCTTGGGTTTGGTGGGGCTTTTACCGGGGCCGTTTCCTATAATTTGGATTTGATGAAACCGGAGCTGAGGAAGAGTTTGTACACGTCTTATTACTCGAAGACGGCCGGGATCGGGTACAATTTTATGCGGATTCCGATCGGAGGATGCGATTTTGATTTGAAGCCGTGGGCTTACAATGAAGAACCGGTAAACGATGTTAAGTTGTCCAATTTTACCCGGCTAGATGACCGGGACCTTGCCAAGGTCGCTCAGATTAAGGAATTGATTCAGGTCACCGAGAATAGTGATATCAAATTTATGGGAGCAGCGTGGAGTCCGCCAAGGTGGATGAAGTCGAACAATGATTGGAGTGGTATCAATCGTTTGAGACCAGAATTTTATCAGGCTTGGGCTGATTATCACATCAAGTATCTTGAATTAATGAAGGCGGCCGGAATGGATTACTGGGCTATCTCCACAGGCAACGAACCGATGAATGCTGTTATCGGATTTCTGTTTATTCGATTTATGAGTCTCGGCTGGATTGCTTCCAATCAGGGAAAATGGGTCGGGGAGAATCTCGGCCCAACGTTGAGTAACTCGGCCTTCAAAGATGTCAAACTATTTGCAGGCGACGATCAGCGTTATACATTCCCCTGGTGGTTCAATGAAATGGACAAAGGGCATCCGAATGCTACCAAATATTTGGATGGTCTAGCAGTGCATTGGTATTGGGATGGAATTACACCCGCTAGTCTGCTGGATAAAACGGTGGAACAGTATCCGGGTAAACTGCTGTTCAATACCGAGGCGTCACTTGGCGATAAACCCTTCGATACGCATGGACCGATTCTGGGGTCTTGGGATCGAGCCGAGTCCTACATCAAGTACATCTTGCAGGACCTACAGCACAGCGTCAACGGATGGATCGATTGGAATTTGTTGCTGAACGAAATCGGTGGACCAAACTATGCCAACAACTACGTGGAAACGGCTGTGGTCGTGAACAGCACCACCGGGGAGGAGTTCTACAAGCAACCGATCTTCTACGGGTTGGGGCACTTTTCCCGGTTTATTGCTGAGGGTTCGACACGAATCGAAACGACCAGCAGCGATTCCAGTATCACCGTCGTTGGGTTCGAACGGCCCGATGGCAGGACCACGCTGGTTTTCTACAACAA GAAATCCAGTCCTTGCGATGTCACCATCCAGGACGCGACCCGAGGAACCACCCAGCTGCAGATCGCCCCGAAATCGGTACATTCCATCCTTTACGCCTAA